CAAGCTGCTTATTTGGGGGCAAGCGTAGGACGCTATGCGAACCGTATTGCTAACGCCAAATTTGAATTGGGTGAGCGAACAATCCAGCTGGTTGCGAATCAAGGCAAACATCAATTACATGGTGGTAAAGAAGGTTTTGATAAACGCCGTTGGAAAGTCGAAGAGTGCGGTCAGAATTTTGTGCGTTTTTCTCTTGTGTCTCCTGATGGTGATCAAGGTTTTGAAGGCAATGTACAAGTTAATGTGCTTTACACGCTGACCGATGAAAATAGCGTAAAAATTGAATACGAAGCCGAAAGTGATAAAGATACCGCGCTGAACTTAACAAACCACGCTTATTTCAATTTAGAAAATGCTGAACAGGGTAGTGATGTGAGAAATCATACATTACGCCTTAATGCGGATTTCTATTTACCGGTTGATGGCGAAGGCATCCCAAATTCACCACTTAAGCATGTGGTGAATACCAGCTTTGATTTTCGTGTGGCAAAACCCATCGCACAAGATTTCCAACAAGGTGATCAAGTAGTAACAAAAGGTTATGATCATTCCTTTATTGTCAATAAAGCATGGCAAAGGCCTTGCGTATTATTGACTTCCCCTAATGAAGATTTAAGCCTTGAAGTACTCACATCCCAAGCAGCATTACAGATTTATACGGGAAACTATCTTGCAGGCACCCCAACTCGTGAAGGTAGCACTTATCAAGATTTCAGCGGTATAGCCCTTGAAACGCAATGCCTTCCCGATACCCCAAACCACCCAGAATGGCAGAATTATGGTGGTATTCAAAAAGCTGGTGAACGCTATTACCAGTGGACAGAGTTTAGGTTTAAATAGGTAATCCTTGAAAAGGAAAGTGCGGTTAAAAACTATTGTGTTTTTAACCGCACTTTGTTTATATGTAATTACACAAAATGTATGAGAAATACATTAATGACATTTAATTCGTAATATTTTACTAGAGGTAAAAAATCACAAATGAAAAGCACCTTTGAAAAAACGATGCTTAAAATATCTAAAGGAAGTAATGCAGGATTTTTCCCTGTTTATTTTGGATATGTTGATAATGATCGATGCCAAATATCCTTTGAATGTTTTGGTATGAAAATTTGTATTGTAGAGGATAATTTTTGGGATTGTTTATCTAGATTAAAAAAACAATATCCTGATATATTGTTACATTGTAAAGGATATAAACGAAATGCTTATCCATCGCGCATGCTACTACAGATGGGAAAAGCTGTAAAAGTGTATGAATACAAACTTGGTAAACAAGCTACATTTGAAGATTTAGTTT
The sequence above is a segment of the Haemophilus parainfluenzae genome. Coding sequences within it:
- the galM gene encoding galactose-1-epimerase, which codes for MLEKTAFNAPDGQPYQLLQLTNSNGMTVQFMDWGATWLSCKVPVNGELREVLLGCKVEDYPNQAAYLGASVGRYANRIANAKFELGERTIQLVANQGKHQLHGGKEGFDKRRWKVEECGQNFVRFSLVSPDGDQGFEGNVQVNVLYTLTDENSVKIEYEAESDKDTALNLTNHAYFNLENAEQGSDVRNHTLRLNADFYLPVDGEGIPNSPLKHVVNTSFDFRVAKPIAQDFQQGDQVVTKGYDHSFIVNKAWQRPCVLLTSPNEDLSLEVLTSQAALQIYTGNYLAGTPTREGSTYQDFSGIALETQCLPDTPNHPEWQNYGGIQKAGERYYQWTEFRFK